The sequence below is a genomic window from Sporanaerobacter acetigenes DSM 13106.
ATTCCAATTAAACAAAGTATAACTGTTGCAATCCAAAAAACAGCTACAACTCTTGTTTCTGGCCATCCTTTTTGTTCAAAGTGATGATGTAATGGAGCCATTAAAAACACCCTTTTCCCAGTCAATTTATAAGATACTACTTGAATAATAACAGATAGTGCTTCTATGAAGTATATTCCACCAGCAATAGGTATAACTAATGGCAGATTTAAGAGTATTGCAAGAGCTGAAACAGCACCTCCAAGGGCAAGAGATCCTGTATCCCCCATGAAAACTCTAGCAGGGTAAGAATTGTACACCAAAAACCCAAGACATGCACCAGCCATTGCTGCTGCAAAAATTGAAGTACTAGTCATTCCCCAATTTAAAGCTACAAGCCCAAAAAAGGATAGCACTATAAGAGTAACACCAGAAGCCAATCCATCAAGTCCATCAGTTAAATTCACACTATTTACAGTACCAACTACAACAAAAGCAATAAAAGGCACATAAAAAGCTCCTAAATCTAAATACTTATTTGCTGCAAAAGGAATAAGTATTTTTGTCCCCAATATAGAGGTATGAGACTGATAAACTGCTAATACTGTTGCTAATATAATTTGACCAATAAGTTTTTGGTAAGGTTTTAGTCCTAAAGATCTTTTTTTTGCTACCTTTATATAATCATCAATAAATCCAATAAGTCCAAATCCAAGGGTAGATAAAAGCAATACGTACATATCCCTATTCATCATTCCAGATGTAAAAGTTGTAATAATTAATGCAATAAGCATGATCACTCCGCCCATAGTAGGAGTTCCACTTTTTTTTAAGTGGGTTTTAGGCCCTTCCTCTCTAACATTTTGCCCAATTTTTAACTTTCTTAAAAGTGGTATAAGTATTGGGCCCAAAATAATGGTTATAGCAAAGGAAATAACAGTAGTCCTTATTGCATCTGTATATTCAATCATTATAATTTCTCCTCTCTTGTATAAAACTAATCATTTAGTTTTTTCAAAATATCCAAAACAATTTGTCTTTCATCAAAAGGTATTATATTGTCCTTAATAATAGTGTATGTCTCATGACCTTTTCCTGCCAGTAAAATAATATCTTTAGGTTTTGCATTTTTTATAGCATATTCTATAGCTTCTTTCCTATCAACAATCTTTATATAATTATCATTGACTTTTTTCACGCCTTCTACTACATCATCAATGATTTTTTCTGGTTCTTCATATCTAGGATTGTCTGAAGTGACAATCAAAAAATCTGCATACTTACCAACAGTTTCTCCCATTATAGGTCTCTTTGTCTTGTCTCTATTTCCTCCAGCACCAAATACTACAACTATTCTTCCTTCTCTAAATTTTTCAATAGCAGTTAAAACTTTTTCAAGACCATCTGGAGTATGAGCAAAATCTATTATTACTGTAAAGTCTTTATCAGTAGGTACAAGTTCAAATCTTCCCTTTACACCTTTTACAGCTTCCAGACCATTCTTTATTGTTTCAAGGTCAATACCATAAAAATAGCCACAACTAGCTGCTGCAAGGGAATTGTATATGCTAAACTCACCAGGAATATTTAAGTTTATATCTATAGATCCCTTTGGTGTATTCAATACAAAATCCACACCTCTAGAATGATATTCTATATTAGTTGCATAAATATCTGAGCTTTCTCTAATTCCATAGGTAAGAACAGGAATGTCAAGGGAAGAGATTTTTTCAACAATTTTTTGTCCATAAAAATCATCAATATTTATTATATTGCATTTACCAGTCATATAAAATAATTTCAATTTTGCATTGAAATAATTTTCTACAGTTTCATGATAATCTAAATGATCTCTACTCAAATTTGTAAATATACCTACATCAAAATTACAATCCATAACTCTCTTTAAATCCAATGAATGAGATGAAACTTCCATGACGCAATACTCTATTTCTCCTCTATGCATATCATGTAAATACTTTTGGATAACCAATGATTCTGGTGTAGTATTTTCAGTCTTTTTCAATTCTCCATTTATAACACTTCCAATAGTTCCAATAATTCCAGTCTTTCTATCAGCACATTCCAAAATACTTTGCACCAAATAAGTAATAGTAGTCTTTCCATTGGTACCCGTAATCCCTATCATCTCCATATTTTTAGACGGATTATCATAAAAATCAGAACTCACTTTAGATAGACTAGCCCTGCTATCTTTAACTTTTATAATCGTAATATTCCTATCTGATATTTCGACATCTTTTTCAACTATAATTGAAGTAGCGCCCCTTTTAATAGCATCTTCTATATACTTATGACCATCTGTTTTAAAACCTTGAATTGCAACAAATAAATATTTTTCTTTTGTTTCTCTGGAGTTATAACAAATTCCAACTATATCTTTATCTAAACTTCCATTTATTCTTTCAATTTCTAATCCTTTAACAAGAGTTTCAAGCTCCATGATTTCACCTCTTTAGTTTCCTTTATTTGTAAATCAATTAAAAGGCAACTATAAAGTCGCCCTTTAATATATTACTCTTTAATGTCAGAAAATTCAACTTCAACTATTATATTTTCATCAATTTCTGTACCTGAACTTGGTTTCTGATTTGTGACAGTACCACTTCCATTAAATTTATATTTTAAATTCATCTCATCTAAAATCTTAATCACTTCATCTCTACTTTTACCAGTAAGTTCAGGCATTACTACAATATTTGAATTTTTTCTCTTATCATTTAAATACAAATCTATAATAGAACCCCTACTCACTTCTGTTCCAGGTAATGGAAATTGATCTATGACTATGGATTTTTCTGTAACTTCTATAGTCTCTGTGTTGTACTTAAATTGTAAATCTGTAAGTATCTTTCCAGCATCTACTATATTTTTATTTCTAACATCTGGTACCTTCACTTTATTGTTAAACTCTTCTTTTTCTTTTTCTGTATATTTAGGTTCTATATCTAAATATTTAAGAGTTTCTTCCACTACCTCGCCCATTACAGGACCTGCAATAACTCCCCCATAATAAGCCCCATTAGTAGGCTCATCAATTATGACCAATACAGCTATTTTAGGATCATCTACTGGAGCTATAGCCGCAAAAGAAGAAATATATTTCCCTTGAGCATACTTCCCATCAATAACCTTTTGTGCTGTTCCAGTTTTCCCACCTATTCTATATCCAGGAACATATGCATTTCTTCCTGTTCCCTCTGAAACAACTGATTCCAATATATCGAGCAATTGTTTTGAAGTATACTCTGATATAACTTTTCTTTTTACTTCAGGTTCAAAACTATGAACAATATTTCCATCCACGTCTATTAATTCTTTAACCAATCTAGGCTTCATGAGATTTCCACCATTTCCAACGGCAGAAATAGCAGTTATAAGCTGAATAGGAGTCACAGCAATTCCCTGCCCATAAGATATAGTAGCCAAATTTATTTCTTTCATACTTTCTGCACTAGATGGAATAATACCCGCTTGTTCACCTGTCAAATCTATTCCTGTAGTCTGACCAAATCCAAAAGCCTTTATATATTTATACATTCTTTCATTTCCAATTCTTCTTCCCAAATTTACAAATACCACATTGCAAGAATTTTGAACGCCTTCCTTAAAAGTTTGATCCCCATGAGGATTGTAATATCTCCAACATTTCAACTTTTCTCCAGGTATATCATTGATAAATCCACCACAATAAAAATGGCTATCGGGAGATACTACATTTTCTTCAAGACCAACAGCTGAAGTTATAATCTTGAAAGTAGAGCCGGGCTCATAAGCATCATTTATTACAAAATTTCTCCACATATCATACCACTTCTTTTGAAGTTCGTCTTGGGGTAGATTTTTCCATTCCTCTTTTAAATTTTCATCTAGAGGTTCTCTAGGATTGTTGGGATCAAAATCAGGTTTTGAAGCCATGGCCAATATATCCCCAGTATTGGGATCCATGACAATTATAGAAACATTTTTTGCTTTATTCTTAATCAAAGCTTCTAATGCTGCTTTTTCTGCAAAATGTTGTATTGTTTCATCTATAGTTAATACGACACCTAGTCCATCTTTAGCTTCATACATTTTTTCACTTCCATAAGGAAGTTGTCTTTGTTTTGCATCAGTACTTTTTATCCATTTTCCTGGTGTACCATTTAAATATTTGTCATAAGTCTTTTCAATTCCATATAGACCATTATTATCAATATCCGTAAAACCTATAATATGGCTTGCAAAACTTCCATAAGGATAATACCTTTTATTGTCATCAATTATTTCTATTCCTTTTAAATTTGCCTTTCTAAGTTCTTCCGCTTCTTCTTTTGTTATCCATTGCTTTATTTTTTCTACTCTCTGCCTTTTAGTTATTTTTTTATATACTTCTTCTTCATCCATATTAAGTATTTCTGAAACCTTTTTAGCTGTAACTTCAGGTTCTTCTATATCAGCTGGGCTACACCATACAGTATAAGCACTAACACTAATAGCCAATTTCTTCCCATTAGTATCGTATATTATTCCTCTTTTAGCTTTTATCTCAATGCCTTTGGTTTGCTGCTCAAGAGCACCTTTCTTTAGTTCTTCACCTTTTACAATCTGTACATATCCAAGTTTTAAAGTTAAAAAAAGTGTTATAAAAGATACAGCAAAAAATATAAATACTAATCTTTTCTTTGTTATGTTGCTAGGTGCTGGCATCTATTAAACCTCCTAGAATAATTTTAATACCGCATCCATCATGCTTTTTATATATTGAACTAAAAAGAAACCTTCTTCTGCTACTTGTTCATCATCTTGAACACTTTCGTTCATAGAAATATAAACTATTTGCTCTTCCGTTGGATAATCCATTCCCAATTTTATTTTTGCATCCTCTTCTATTTTAGAAGAACTTTTAACTCTGTCAAGTTCCGCTAATAAATCTTGTTTTTCTTTTTCCAATTCTATTTTTTGGCTTTCCAATTGCGTGATTTCAAGCCTCATCTGAGTGATATGAGCATATCTATATAATACTAATAAACAAATCATTAAAGCTATAATTGCAGACATAATAAATTGCAATTTATTTTTAGAATTGCTTTTTATATTTGTATTTTTTCTTCTTTCTGAAACATTGTTGTTTCTAACATTCTCTCTAATATTTTCATTGTAATAATAGTTTTCTTCAGTTTTAGCTACTAACAAATTTATTCACACCTCCTTTAGAATAGAACATTAAATTTTTTCAGCTATCCTCAACTTAGCACTTCTAGACCTGGAATTTGTTTGTACTTCGTCCTTGTCAGGCACAATAGGCTTTCTAGTCACTATATTTATTTCTCTTTTTTTGTCGCAAACACATACTGGAAATTCTTTTGGACAAATACAATCTTGATATAACTCCTTAAAAGTATCTTTAACTATTCTATCTTCCAGCGAGTGAAAAGTAATAATGCATACACGACCACCTACATTTAGCATACGAGTTGCATCTATTATTGTATCTTTTAAAATCTTCAATTCTCCATTTACTTCAATACGAATTGCTTGAAAAGTCTTTTTAGCTGGATGATGTCCTGCTTGTCTTGCACCCTTTGGTATAGCTTTTTTAATAACCGAAACCAATTCTAAAGTAGTATCAATAGCTCTACCTTTTCTTTCTTCTACTATGAATTCTGCAATTCTTTTAGCCCACTTTTCTTCTCCATAATCCCATAAAATCTTTTCTAATTCTAACTCACTATATTTATTAACTACATCCCAAGCAGAAAACTCTTGGCTTAAATCCATTCTCATATCTAGTGGTGCATCTTTTTGATAAGAAAAGCCCCTTGATTCCTCATCTAATTGGTGGGAAGATACACCTAAATCAAGTAATATTCCATCGACACCTTCTATATTTAAATCTGCAAGTACAAATTTTATATTTTTAAAATTATTCTTAACTATAGTGACTCTATCAGCATATGGTGCCAATACTGTTTCAGCTTTTTTTATAGCATTTATGTCTTGATCAATTCCTATCAATTTGCCACCCTTAAGTCTCTTTGCTATTTCTACAGAATGACCAGCGCCGCCTAAAGTACCATCTACATATATTCCATTTTCCTTTATATTTAATCCTTCTAAAACCTCATTAAGCATAACTGGTACATG
It includes:
- the mraY gene encoding phospho-N-acetylmuramoyl-pentapeptide-transferase; translated protein: MIEYTDAIRTTVISFAITIILGPILIPLLRKLKIGQNVREEGPKTHLKKSGTPTMGGVIMLIALIITTFTSGMMNRDMYVLLLSTLGFGLIGFIDDYIKVAKKRSLGLKPYQKLIGQIILATVLAVYQSHTSILGTKILIPFAANKYLDLGAFYVPFIAFVVVGTVNSVNLTDGLDGLASGVTLIVLSFFGLVALNWGMTSTSIFAAAMAGACLGFLVYNSYPARVFMGDTGSLALGGAVSALAILLNLPLVIPIAGGIYFIEALSVIIQVVSYKLTGKRVFLMAPLHHHFEQKGWPETRVVAVFWIATVILCLIGIVSVN
- a CDS encoding UDP-N-acetylmuramoyl-L-alanyl-D-glutamate--2,6-diaminopimelate ligase is translated as MELETLVKGLEIERINGSLDKDIVGICYNSRETKEKYLFVAIQGFKTDGHKYIEDAIKRGATSIIVEKDVEISDRNITIIKVKDSRASLSKVSSDFYDNPSKNMEMIGITGTNGKTTITYLVQSILECADRKTGIIGTIGSVINGELKKTENTTPESLVIQKYLHDMHRGEIEYCVMEVSSHSLDLKRVMDCNFDVGIFTNLSRDHLDYHETVENYFNAKLKLFYMTGKCNIINIDDFYGQKIVEKISSLDIPVLTYGIRESSDIYATNIEYHSRGVDFVLNTPKGSIDINLNIPGEFSIYNSLAAASCGYFYGIDLETIKNGLEAVKGVKGRFELVPTDKDFTVIIDFAHTPDGLEKVLTAIEKFREGRIVVVFGAGGNRDKTKRPIMGETVGKYADFLIVTSDNPRYEEPEKIIDDVVEGVKKVNDNYIKIVDRKEAIEYAIKNAKPKDIILLAGKGHETYTIIKDNIIPFDERQIVLDILKKLND
- a CDS encoding stage V sporulation protein D, with amino-acid sequence MPAPSNITKKRLVFIFFAVSFITLFLTLKLGYVQIVKGEELKKGALEQQTKGIEIKAKRGIIYDTNGKKLAISVSAYTVWCSPADIEEPEVTAKKVSEILNMDEEEVYKKITKRQRVEKIKQWITKEEAEELRKANLKGIEIIDDNKRYYPYGSFASHIIGFTDIDNNGLYGIEKTYDKYLNGTPGKWIKSTDAKQRQLPYGSEKMYEAKDGLGVVLTIDETIQHFAEKAALEALIKNKAKNVSIIVMDPNTGDILAMASKPDFDPNNPREPLDENLKEEWKNLPQDELQKKWYDMWRNFVINDAYEPGSTFKIITSAVGLEENVVSPDSHFYCGGFINDIPGEKLKCWRYYNPHGDQTFKEGVQNSCNVVFVNLGRRIGNERMYKYIKAFGFGQTTGIDLTGEQAGIIPSSAESMKEINLATISYGQGIAVTPIQLITAISAVGNGGNLMKPRLVKELIDVDGNIVHSFEPEVKRKVISEYTSKQLLDILESVVSEGTGRNAYVPGYRIGGKTGTAQKVIDGKYAQGKYISSFAAIAPVDDPKIAVLVIIDEPTNGAYYGGVIAGPVMGEVVEETLKYLDIEPKYTEKEKEEFNNKVKVPDVRNKNIVDAGKILTDLQFKYNTETIEVTEKSIVIDQFPLPGTEVSRGSIIDLYLNDKRKNSNIVVMPELTGKSRDEVIKILDEMNLKYKFNGSGTVTNQKPSSGTEIDENIIVEVEFSDIKE
- a CDS encoding septum formation initiator family protein, with product MLVAKTEENYYYNENIRENVRNNNVSERRKNTNIKSNSKNKLQFIMSAIIALMICLLVLYRYAHITQMRLEITQLESQKIELEKEKQDLLAELDRVKSSSKIEEDAKIKLGMDYPTEEQIVYISMNESVQDDEQVAEEGFFLVQYIKSMMDAVLKLF
- the rsmH gene encoding 16S rRNA (cytosine(1402)-N(4))-methyltransferase RsmH, whose translation is MNFEHVPVMLNEVLEGLNIKENGIYVDGTLGGAGHSVEIAKRLKGGKLIGIDQDINAIKKAETVLAPYADRVTIVKNNFKNIKFVLADLNIEGVDGILLDLGVSSHQLDEESRGFSYQKDAPLDMRMDLSQEFSAWDVVNKYSELELEKILWDYGEEKWAKRIAEFIVEERKGRAIDTTLELVSVIKKAIPKGARQAGHHPAKKTFQAIRIEVNGELKILKDTIIDATRMLNVGGRVCIITFHSLEDRIVKDTFKELYQDCICPKEFPVCVCDKKREINIVTRKPIVPDKDEVQTNSRSRSAKLRIAEKI